The genomic window TGGGTTGCTTGTTAATGCCCCCCGGCGGCATCGAGAACAGGCCGAAGGCGATGACCATGTTGCGCGTGGCCCCCGGCTGTGTCGACTCCCAGTCGGCGATGCCCTCGATGAACGTTTGCAGCGCGTCGCGCGATTTCTCCGGGCTCGACATTTCGTGCAGGTAGCGTTCGAGGGCGATGCGCTGGTTGCCGTCGATGAGCGTCCGCACGAACGTGGGGCCGATGATCTCCTGGTTGAGCCGTTTGCCGCTGCCGCCAAAGTAGACGAACACTTTCTTATCGTGGTATCGCGCGTCGGCCCGCAGGCGGCGCAGCGCCTCTTCGCACACCTGGTACCGCGCCTGTTCTTGCTCGCGGCGCTGTTGGCGCTCGGGGCTCAGTGCTGCGTCCGTCCGGCCTGACGGCATGTTGACGATGAATTCGTTGATGATAATGCCGTCGAGAAACGCCGACTTATCGAGCACGCCAGTCCAATATTGCCAGTGCTCGTCGGCGGTCTTCGCCTGGCCAGAAACTCCCACCTCGGCAATGAACCGCTTGCCCTGAGCATGCCACGCGTCGACCACAGCGGTCGGCAGCTGAATGTTGCCCGGCACGACCAGCATGTTGACGTTGGGCAGAATGTCCCGTTTGAGAAACTCCATGTCATACCGGCCGTATGATTTGATGGCCGAATCGAAGCCCAGGCCGCAGTGCATCAGTTCGGGAATCGACTGAACGACGAGCCGCTCGACGATCGCCCCAGCGGTGAGTTCGATTTGCAGTTGGTGCTGGCCCGCGGTTACTCGACGCATCGCCTCGGCCGTGGCCGGATGTTGGCCGGCGGGTTGATCGATCAGCGGCTGGCCAGTTGTGTCGCCGTCGAGCACGATTTTTACCCGGCCTTCGCCGCGCAGCCGTGCCGACACAAAGACCCAACCGCCCTCGGAGCGGGTAAAAGCAATCCGGTCGCCCGGGCCATCGGGTCCGGCAACTTCCGCCAGAATGCTCGTCAGATTGTTCAGACGGTGGGGACTTGTGGGGTCGGCCGTTTCGTCGCCAAAGACCGTCGTCGCGGCGGTGATGAACGCCAATGCGAACCAGCAAGCAAGGCATCGTTGCATGGCAAATAACGACCTGCCGATGAAGTAGGATGCTCCACGACTCCGGCCGCCATTATCTGGCCGCCATGCTTCCTGGTCTACCATCGGCAGGCCGTTTCACCTTGCCCTCATCTCCTGAAAAGGGGCCCGTGCTGGGCGGTTTAGTGATGCGCTCCGGCCGGTTGTCGCTCGAAGAGCTTCAGCATCGCCTGGTTGAATGCCGGTATGTCGCTGGGCTGGCGGCTGGTTACCCAATTGGCATCTTCGACCACTTCGCGATCGACCCAGTGTCCGCCGGCGTTGCGAATGTCGTCCTGGATCGTGTGGTAACTGGTCAGCGTGCGGCCACCGACCAGCCCCGCCGAAACCAGAATCCAGGGGGCATGGCAAATCGCCGCGATCGGCTTGTCCGCCTGCTGCATGGCCTGCACAAACGCTTGCACCTCGGGCACCATCCGCAGCGTGTCGGCGTTGACGGTGCCGCCGGGCAGTTGCAACGCGTCAAAGGCCTCGGGCCGGGCATCGCGCACCAGGCCGTCGACAGGCACTTTCGACGCTCGTTTGCGATCTCCGCGCACTCCTTGAATTTCACCATTGTGGAGCGAAAGAATCGTCACCTGGGCGCCTGCTTTTCGCAGGGCTTGAACGGGCCTGATCAGTTCGTCCTGTTCGAAGCCGTCGGTGGCGATGACCGCCCCGCGCAACTGGGTAAGCCGGGTCATGGCGTGCGCCTCCTTCAGGCGGTGATGTTGTCGCGATTTCCAGCCATTTGTTTTCCGGCAATAACCGTACCACTGGCCCGGCTGTCCACCGGCCACGCTCAG from Pirellulales bacterium includes these protein-coding regions:
- a CDS encoding type 1 glutamine amidotransferase yields the protein MTRLTQLRGAVIATDGFEQDELIRPVQALRKAGAQVTILSLHNGEIQGVRGDRKRASKVPVDGLVRDARPEAFDALQLPGGTVNADTLRMVPEVQAFVQAMQQADKPIAAICHAPWILVSAGLVGGRTLTSYHTIQDDIRNAGGHWVDREVVEDANWVTSRQPSDIPAFNQAMLKLFERQPAGAHH